The genomic DNA ATCAGAATCTCCTTTTCATCAGGTTGATTCGAGCATTCTTGGATTGGGACACCGTACTGAGTGGTTATCTCCAACATCGTGTTAGTTTTTTCGGTCATGTTAATGAAGATAAGAGCCACCTCTTCATCAAGAGAGGAAGAAGCATAGTATCCAAATCGGATCTCTGCTCCCACGTTAGTGTCGGTCTGCATATTAAACCCTCTAAAAGTGGGATATGATTTACTGCCGGAATCGACTCGAAGTTTTTGGAGGGCAGTGGATAGAAGATAATGAAAACTTTTGAAGTTGAATCTCTCCGCGTAGATTGCGTCATTAACTCCGTACCGCCTAACGGCTTCATTGAACATGCTGTAGAACCTCGGGGTTTCTACAGTATAGGCATAAACCGCTAGCATGTGCTCTCTTCTCAGTTCACTCGGTATCTTGCATTTCATTTCTCTATCTGCAAACTGCCAAACGTCATTGAACGTTtgatttttcttcctctcttcctccatgTAGTTTATTGCGATTTCATCCGCTTCCGGACTCTGGGTGAATATGTAAGCTGCAGAGTTAGGTGCCATATCCAGATGGATGACATTTTTCTCGAACTTTTCGCTGACGCTGAGAGCAAGATTGTTTTGGTCTGTAAAACAAAGCAGGAATCTGATCAATCTACATCAACACTCTATATAGACATTTAGAATATGACCCAAACGGCGGGGCTCCGTCCAAGTTGCAAAGAGGAAGGGAGAACGTGAGATAAATGGGAAGCAAATGACAAGCCTAGGTCGTATGGATATTTAAAGTTAGTATGccggtacagcaagtgattaataagacaaatggaatgttgtcatttattgcaaggggaatggaatataaaagtagagatgttttgtaaagttgcacagggcattggtgagaccacatctaaaatactgtgtgcagttttgttctccttatttaagaaaggacataattgctttggaggcggttcagaaaaggttcactcgactgattcctgggaagagggggttgtcttctgaggaaaggttggacaagtagggcctatatacattggagtttagaagaatgagaggtgatcttattgaaaatgtaagatcctgaggggactcgtaggggtggatgctgagaggatatttccccctTTGGGGGAGACAAGAACGAGGGgctgcagtttaaaaataaggggtgtcccatttaagacggagatgaggagaattttttttctctcagagggtcgtgagtctgtggaactcccttccccagagagcggtggaggcagggtcagtgaatatttttaaggctgagttagatagattcctgtttAACAAGGGAGTTAAagtttatagtaggtagacgggaaagtagggttgaggtcacaagcagatcagccgtgatcttatcaaatggcagagcaggctcgagggggcgaaGACAGAATTCTTTTCAGGTGTTCCACAGATGTGAGGTCCAGGAAAGAAATCAGTTACATCATTGCGGCGAGTTTGCATTCCAATACAATGAGAATTGTTGGTTTCAATACCTCaacgttggaaaacaaggatatTTGATAAAAATCAAATCAACAGAATCAAGATCATTTGATTCAAACATCGAGATTTTTCATCGGCTTGAACGAGGAATGCAGATACTTACAATGAGACCATAGGACAATAAGCAGAGTAAGAAGCAAAGAGCGCATCGTTTCTGCCTTCCGTTCCCCGTCCGACCAGGTGAACTCACTCCTGTCCGTCTGATCAGTGTCTCTTCAGGATCCACCCTTTTATTCTGAAGAAGTGCAGCGGAATTTGAACAGTTAACATGCGGCTCAGTAACACTGAAACTGAAAAGATTCGTCCTTGTTTCGATATGAGTGTGATCcaatttacatagaaacatagcaacatagaaaataggagcaagagtaggccattcggcccttcgggcctgatcCGCCATTTAAAATGATCAGGGCTGATCGGCTAacccagtaccctgttcccgctttctcctcatatcccttgatccatttGGCAttaaaaatatatctatctccttcttgaaaacatctaatgacttggcctccactgccttctgtggtggagaattccacaggttcaccatcctctgagtaacgaaatttctcctcatcttggttcaaaATGacataccccttatcctgagactgtgacccttggttctggactacacagccatcgggaacatcctccctgcatctagtctgtccagtcccgtTACAATAAGagaagaagaacataagaaataagagcaagaataggccaagcggcccctcgagcctgctccgccattcaataagatcatggctgatctgatcctaacctcaaatctaaattcatgtccaatatactgcccactccccgtaacccctaattcactTTACTTCtctgaaactgtctatttctgttttaaatttatttaatgatgtagcttccacagcttcctggggcagcaaattccacagacctactaccctctgagtgaagaagtttctcctcatctcagtttttaaagagcagccccttattctaagattatgccccctagttctagtttcacccaaacattgggaacatccttaccgcttccacccgatcaagacccttcacaatcttatatgtttcaataagatcgcctctcattcttctgaactccaatgagcagagtcccaatctactcaacctctcctcatatgtccaccccctcatccccgggattaactgagtgaaccttctttgtactgcctcgagaacaagtatgtcttttgttatgtatggacaccaaaactgtatgcagtattccaggtgcggtctcatcaacaccttaaataactgcagcaatacctccctgttttatattctatcccccgagcaataaaagccaacattccgttggccttcttgatcacctgctgcacctgcataagaactttttgattttcttgcactaggacccccagatccctttgtactgcagtactttccaatttctcaccattaagataataacttgctctccgatttttcctgccaaagtgcataacctcacattttccaatattgtattgcatctgccaaatctccgtccactcacccagcctgtctatatccccttgtagatttattatgtcctcctcactctctactttccctcccatctttttatcatctgcaaacattgatatgtt from Heptranchias perlo isolate sHepPer1 unplaced genomic scaffold, sHepPer1.hap1 HAP1_SCAFFOLD_49, whole genome shotgun sequence includes the following:
- the LOC137313921 gene encoding erythroblast NAD(P)(+)--arginine ADP-ribosyltransferase-like, whose protein sequence is MRSLLLTLLIVLWSHYQNNLALSVSEKFEKNVIHLDMAPNSAAYIFTQSPEADEIAINYMEEERKKNQTFNDVWQFADREMKCKIPSELRREHMLAVYAYTVETPRFYSMFNEAVRRYGVNDAIYAERFNFKSFHYLLSTALQKLRVDSGSKSYPTFRGFNMQTDTNVGAEIRFGYYASSSLDEEVALIFINMTEKTNTMLEITTQYGVPIQECSNQPDEKEILIPPYEKFQVRKIVSREYGTKIQLTEDGLKGTNVKVEKDKDGKMVVLRSGDARISALGGLWILAALVSISV